The proteins below come from a single Onychomys torridus chromosome 18, mOncTor1.1, whole genome shotgun sequence genomic window:
- the Il17a gene encoding interleukin-17A → MSPGRTPSVSLLLLLLSLEAGVKAGIPSPQSSGCPNTEGKNFLQNVKVNLKVLDSLSPKVNSRRPSDYLNRSTSPWTLHRNEDPNRYPPVIWEAQCRHQRCVNAEGKLDHHMNSVLIQQEILVLRREPENCPLTFRVEKMLVGVGCTCVSSIVRHVA, encoded by the exons ATGAGTCCCGGGAGAACTCCATCTGTG tctctgctgctgttgctgctaaGCCTGGAGGCTGGAGTGAAGGCAGGGATACCTAGCCCACAAAGTTCAGGATGTCCAAACACTGAGGGCAAGAACTTCCTCCAGAATGTGAAGGTCAACCTGAAAGTCCTTGACTCTCTTAGCCCTAAAGTGAATTCCAGAAGGCCCTCAGACTACCTCAACCGATCCACTTCGCCCTGGACTCTCCA CCGCAACGAGGACCCTAATCGATACCCTCCCGTGATCTGGGAGGCACAGTGCCGCCACCAGCGCTGTGTCAATGCTGAGGGAAAGCTGGACCACCACATGAACTCTGTTCTCATCCAGCAAGAGATCCTGGTCCTGCGGAGGGAGCCTGAGAACTGCCCCCTCACCTTCCGGGTGGAGAAGATGCTGGTGGGTGTGGGCTGCACCTGCGTTTCCTCCATTGTCCGCCACGTGGCCTGA